A genomic window from Silene latifolia isolate original U9 population chromosome 11, ASM4854445v1, whole genome shotgun sequence includes:
- the LOC141614156 gene encoding protein FAR1-RELATED SEQUENCE 5-like, whose amino-acid sequence MDFDLNVPWEEQNNESSSDVVIIDDDVSNDVANPYDIDDGPAIVEGGWVEKVGNMLNTGGNGDSLEVNTPTRGMTFVNGDEFAAFAYLYAYKNAFQLFCRCTELVKMYQERGVKRNGMGKKQPRFYMMKRIRLCCTMGANPNKKNGFKDIANFEKCKFAIEASLQNDCVVIGACSLEHNHVLKRQNTHHMVSYRMFDEYFKRRALLNDAAGVSIANNFQILVREAGGHENLKINKRDIRNFLNQERRRSRINGDAAALEARFIQLKEVDPDFYYAIHTDFEGKLLNVFWADGRCRGMTKAFGDVFSYDATFCVNRYKMPFTPFVGVNHHGSSVVLAAALISHEDAESFTLVFRKWLDCMGRAPSVILTDQCKGIGKAVKDVFTNTHHRLCPWHIMVNATKNLGSFVRYQEIIVDLWKIIDDSADSDDFEEA is encoded by the exons ATGGATTTTGATTTGAATGTTCCTTGGGAAGAACAAAACAATGAATCAAGTAGTGATGTCGTTATTATCGATGATGATGTTAGTAACGATGTTGCCAACCCATACGATATTGACGATGGTCCTGCAATTGTTGAAGGAGGATGGGTTGAAAAGGTCGGAAATATGTTAAACACGGGCGGTAATGGCGATTCGTTAGAAGTTAATACTCCAACCAGAGGAATGACTTTCGTGAATGGTGACGAGTTTGCTGCGTTTGCGTACCTATATGCGTATAAAAACGCCTTTCAACTTTTTTGTAGGTGTACTGAACTAGTGAAGATGTACCAGGAAAGAGGTGTCAAGCGCAATGGTATGGGGAAGAAGCAACCTCGTTTCTATATGATGAAGCGAATTAGATTATGTTGCACAATGGGGGCCAATCCGAACAAAAAAAACGGGTTTAAAGACATTGCAAATTTTGAGAAATGCAAATTTGCAATAGAAGCATCGTTACAAAACGATTGTGTTGTAATCGGTGCGTGTTCGTTGGAACACAATCACGTTTTAAAACGTCAAAATACTCATCACATGGTAAGTTACCGGATGTTTGACGAATATTTCAAAAGACGGGCCTTATTGAACGACGCTGCCGGTGTTTCTATTGCCAATAACTTCCAAATTCTCGTTAGAGAAGCGGGTGGGCATGAAAATTTAAAAATCAACAAGCGTGACATACGGAATTTTCTTAATCAAGAACGAAGACGTAGTAGAATTAACGGGGATGCAGCGGCTTTGGAGGCTAGATTTATACAACTTAAGGAAGTGGATCCAGATTTTTACTACGCCATTCACACGGATTTTGAAGGCAAGCTACTAAATGTGTTTTGGGCTGACGGACGTTGTAGAGGAATGACAAAGGCATTTGGTGATGTATTTTCTTACGATGCTACATTTTGTGTTAACAG GTACAAAATGCCCTTTACTCCATTTGTTGGCGTAAATCATCACGGCAGTTCTGTTGTGCTTGCTGCCGCTTTGATTTCACATGAAGATGCGGAAAGCTTCACTTTGGTGTTTAGGAAATGGTTAGATTGTATGGGTAGAGCTCCATCGGTTATACTCACGGATCAATGCAAGGGAATTGGTAAGGCTGTGAAGGACGTATTTACTAATACTCATCACCGTTTGTGTCCGTGGCACATAATGGTTAACGCAACAAAGAACTTGGGAAGTTTTGTCAGGTATCAAGAAATTATTGTTGACCTTTGGAAAATTATTGACGATAGTGCAGATAGCGATGACTTTGAGGAGGCATGA